Proteins from one Bos indicus x Bos taurus breed Angus x Brahman F1 hybrid chromosome 19, Bos_hybrid_MaternalHap_v2.0, whole genome shotgun sequence genomic window:
- the NOL11 gene encoding nucleolar protein 11 yields MADLEEGFALTAVPLGSGPDGPLGVEQSDKTDQFLVTDSGRTVILYKVSDQKPLGSWSVKQGQIITCPAVCNFQTGEYIVVHDNKVLRIWNNEDVNLDKVFKATLSAEVYRIHSIQGTEPLVLFKEGAVRGLEALLAEPQQKIETVISDEEVIKWTKFFMVFRHPVLIFITEKHGNYFVYVQKFNSRILSKYTLLLGQEEKCVIQSFSTSVGRKFISLMSLSSDGCVYETLIPIHPSEPEKNQRLVQSQLLKSVVSGSARNGVALAILDQDHIAVLGAPLPASKECLSVWNTKFQTLQTSKELPQGTSGQLWYYGENLFMLHGKFLTVVPFKCEVSSLAGALGKLKHSQDPGIHATPHFVNWETSQGCGLGSQNSEQSKRILRRRKVEVSVQPEVPASTQLLATIQKDSEKHIEVELRKFLATKRTPDFHTIIGDVIIGLLGRCKAEPSFYPRNCLMQLVQTHVLSYSLCPGLMEFALEKTDVQILQLCLQQFPDIPESVTCACLKVFLSIGDDTLQDTDINMESVSDYMDPVQDGEMEEQTAFLQNGFSPEEDNCDSCAQKLKEKPQATADESTSCPVTPKRAALLNAVLHSAYSETFLLPHLKDIPAQHSTLFLQYLYFLYLKCSENATMTLPGTHPPTLSQIMDWICLLLDANFTVVVMIPEAKRLLLSLYKFVKSQISICSELNKIEVSFRELQKLNQEKNNRELYSIEVLELF; encoded by the exons ATGGCAGACCTGGAGGAAGGGTTCGCGTTGACTGCGGTACCCCTGGGTTCCGGGCCTGACGGACCCCTCGGAGTGGAGCAAAGCGACAAAACCGACCAGTTTCTAGTGACGGACAGCGGCAGGACCGTCATCCTCTATAAG GTTTCTGATCAGAAACCCTTGGGGAGCTGGTCAGTGAAACAAGGGCAGATTATAACATGTCCAGCTGTGTGCAACTTTCAAACTGGCGAGTATATTGTTGTACATGATAATAAG GTCTTGAGAATATGGAATAATGAAGACGTCAACCTGGATAAAGTATTTAAAGCAACA TTGTCCGCTGAGGTGTATAGAATACATTCAATACAGGGAACAGAACCCTTGGTGCTGTTCAAGGAAGGTGCAGTTCGTGGTTTAGAAGCTTTGCTTGCAGAGCCCCAGCAGAAAATTGAAACTGTTATCTCTGATGAAGAAGTGATTAA gtgGACAAAGTTTTTCATGGTATTTAGGCATCCTGTGCTAATTTTCATTACAGAAAAA catggAAACTACTTTGTTTATGTACAAAAGTTTAACTCACGTATCCTAAGCAAATACACACTTTTACTTGGTCAAGAAGAAAAATGTGTTATACAGAGTTTCAGTACATCTGTAGGTCGGAAATTCATCTCTCTAATGTCATTAA GCTCTGATGGATGTGTATATGAAACCTTGATACCAATACATCCGAGCGAACCAGAAAAAAATCAGAGGTTAGTTCAGTCGCAGTTGCTCAAGTCTGTGGTGTCTGGCAGTGCTCGAAATGGTGTTGCACTCGCCATCCTGGATCAAGATCACATAGCAGTCCTGGGAGCACCACTGCCAGCTTCTAAGG AATGCCTCTCTGTATGGAATACAAAATTTCAAACGCTGCAGACTTCAAAAGAGTTACCACAAGGGACCAGCGGACAA CTCTGGTATTACGGGGAAAATCTGTTCATGCTACATGGAAAATTTCTAACTGTAGTTCCATTCAAGTGTGAAGTGTCGTCATTAGCAGGTGCTCTTGGAAAACTCAAACATAGTCAAGATCCAG gCATTCATGCCACACCTCATTTTGTAAACTGGGAAACATCACAGGGATGTGGACTTGGATCTCAGAACTCAGAGCAGTCAAAGAGAATT TTAAGGAGAAGAAAAGTTGAAGTGAGTGTACAGCCAGAGGTTCCTGCCTCCACACAACTCTTAGCAACCATacag AAAGATTCAGAAAAACATATCGAAGTAGAACTACGTAAGTTTTTGGCTACTAAGAGGACCCCTGACTTTCATACCATTATTGGGGATGTAATAATAGGACTTCTGGGAAGATGTAAAGCAGAGCCATCATTTTATCCCCGCAACTGTCTGATGCAGCTTGTCCAAACGCACGTGCTTTCTTACAG CCTGTGCCCTGGCTTGATGGAGTTTGCCTTAGAAAAGACCGACGTGCAGATCCTACAACTCTGCCTACAGCAGTTCCCTGACATCCCTGAGTCAGTCACTTGCGCTTGCTTAAAAGTTTTCTTGAG CATTGGTGATGACACTCTTCAAGACACAGATATCAATATGGAGTCAGTTTCTGACTATATGGATCCTGTGCAAGATGGGGAAATGGAAGAACAAACTGCATTTCTTCAGAATGGCTTCAGTCCTGAGGAAGATAACTGTGACAGCTGTGCTCAGAAGTTGAAGGAGAAGCCTCAGGCCACAGCAGACGAGAGCACTTCGTGTCCCGTTACCCCGAAAAGAGCAGCGCTCTT AAATGCAGTTCTTCACTCAGCATACAGTGAGACGTTTCTTCTGCCTCATTTGAAGGACAtcccagcacagcacagcact CTGTTTCTCCAGTATTTGTATTTCCTATATCTGAAGTGTAGTGAAAATGCTACAATGACTCTTCCTGGAACACACCCTCCAACCTTGAGCCAG ATTATGGATTGGATATGTCTACTTCTGGATGCTAATTTTACTGTTGTGGTAATGATACCAGAAGCAAAAAGGCTACTGTTAAGTCTTTACAAATTTGTGAAATCCCAG ataagCATTTGTTCCGAGCTCAACAAGATTGAAGTAAGTTTTCGTGAGCTACAGAAattaaatcaagaaaagaataataGAGAATTATACTCAATTGAAGTGCTGGAACTCTTCTGA